A genomic region of Magnolia sinica isolate HGM2019 chromosome 6, MsV1, whole genome shotgun sequence contains the following coding sequences:
- the LOC131249515 gene encoding uncharacterized protein LOC131249515, translating into MAVLRHQMTKERNLTSDAEIGRCDVYLRAHTSKDKVVQYPDLVEKLDELYSSNPSSKITSVDDALTQLVGSDSRGRMRGLGCSITKTGLKMSTPARSKVENLIKEKDGLVQEIFDIKKSLAKMEAWMELQQHAQSTQNLSSPTIAKSAQALSVCKCKFATVLNL; encoded by the exons ATGGCTGTTCTTCGCCATCAGATG ACGAAGGagaggaatcttacctctgatgccgagataggtagatgtgatgtttacttaagagcccatacaagcaaggacaaagttgtccagtaTCCTGACCTTGTT GAAAAATTAGATGAGCTTTATTCTAGCAATCCTTCTTCTAAGATTACCAGCGTTgatgatgcccttacacag ttggttggttctgatagtagagggcgaatgcggggtctaggttgctcaataactAAGACAGGACTGAAGATGTCAACCCCTGcccgttcaaaggtagagaatttgataaaagaaaaagatggcCTAGTGCAGGAGATATTTGATATAAAGAAATCATTGGCCAAGATGGAGGCCTGGATGGAGTTGCAGCAACATGCACAATCTACTCAAAACCTCTCATCACCAACAATTGCTAAATCTGCTCAGGCATTGTCGGTATGCAAGTGTAAATTTGCTACAGTATTGAActtataa